The Primulina eburnea isolate SZY01 chromosome 13, ASM2296580v1, whole genome shotgun sequence genome includes a region encoding these proteins:
- the LOC140809805 gene encoding dirigent protein 22-like, giving the protein MEKFTTYFMMYLMAMAVAVPTVYSMDTPIDPQSVQKWFEKLANSKEKLTKLHFFFHDIATGKNETAFDVARLNTSLQSPTFFGVVRVADDALRVGSQPDSKIIGRAEGMYGAASLEETALLMTLNLVFTDGDYNGSTLSLFGHNPIAHKYRELAIVGGSGVFRLARGIATVRTIWFNLTTLYFIMEYHVMVLHY; this is encoded by the coding sequence ATGGAGAAGTTTACCACATATTTTATGATGTACTTGATGGCGATGGCCGTAGCCGTGCCCACAGTTTACAGCATGGATACTCCAATAGATCCCCAATCAGTGCAAAAATGGTTCGAAAAACttgctaattcgaaagaaaaattaacaaaaCTTCACTTCTTCTTCCACGATATAGCAACTGGCAAGAACGAAACTGCTTTTGATGTAGCTCGACTCAACACCTCTCTCCAATCGCCCACGTTTTTCGGTGTAGTCCGAGTGGCGGATGATGCATTGAGAGTGGGCTCACAACCCGATTCCAAGATCATCGGACGAGCCGAAGGAATGTACGGGGCGGCCTCGTTGGAGGAGACTGCTTTGCTGATGACTCTCAACTTAGTGTTCACAGATGGTGACTATAATGGCAGCACGCTTAGTTTATTTGGCCACAATCCCATCGCTCACAAGTATCGCGAGCTAGCCATTGTTGGTGGATCAGGTGTTTTCCGATTGGCGCGGGGGATCGCTACCGTTCGTACCATCTGGTTTAATCTTACCACCTTGTATTTTATAATGGAGTATCATGTCATGGTGTTGCATTATTAA